Proteins found in one Misgurnus anguillicaudatus chromosome 3, ASM2758022v2, whole genome shotgun sequence genomic segment:
- the sfrp2 gene encoding secreted frizzled-related protein 2, with translation MRAYLALLLALSLPGYLDAFHGLYAFGQPELFQKKSNCKPIPANLLLCHDIEYTNMRLPNLLGHETMNEVVQQASSWIPLVQKQCHADTRKFLCSLFAPVCLDDLDEPIQPCRSLCESVKNGCAPVMAAFGFPWPEMLDCQRFPLDNDLCIPPGGGDALATVTKEVPRVCDACKEKTENDNEIVDTFCKNDFALKIKVKEISYMNGDTKIIPETKSKTIYKLNGGVTDRDLKKTVLWLKDGLQCVCDEMNDINAAYLVMGQKMEGNLVITSLKRWQKGQREFKRISRSIRKLQC, from the exons ATGCGCGCATATCTGGCACTGCTGCTTGCGCTTTCCTTACCTGGATATCTGGATGcgtttcacggattatacgcctTCGGTCAGCCCGAGCTCTTCCAGAAAAAGAGCAACTGCAAACCAATACCTGCAAACCTTCTCTTGTGCCACGATATCGAGTACACGAACATGCGTCTGCCCAATCTCCTCGGACACGAAACCATGAACGAGGTCGTGCAACAGGCTTCCTCCTGGATCCCTTTGGTGCAGAAGCAGTGCCACGCGGACACCAGAAAGTTTCTCTGTTCGCTCTTCGCTCCGGTGTGTCTTGATGATCTGGACGAGCCCATTCAGCCGTGCAGGTCACTGTGTGAGAGCGTGAAGAACGGCTGCGCTCCGGTGATGGCTGCTTTTGGGTTCCCTTGGCCGGAGATGCTGGACTGTCAGCGCTTTCCTCTGGATAACGACCTGTGCATACCACCTGGTGGTGGAGATGCATTAGCGACTGTTACCAAGGAAG TTCCAAGGGTGTGTGATGCCTGCAAAGAAAAAACGGAGAATGATAATGAAATCGTGGACACCTTTTGCAAGAATGACTTtg CTTTAAAGATCAAGGTCAAGGAGATCTCCTACATGAATGGCGACACCAAAATCATTCCAGAAACCAAGAGCAAGACTATCTACAAGCTGAACGGTGGCGTCACTGACCGTGACCTCAAGAAAACGGTGCTTTGGCTAAAAGATGGgctacagtgtgtgtgtgatgaaATGAATGACATCAATGCTGCCTATCTGGTGATGGGCCAGAAGATGGAAGGAAATTTGGTTATAACGTCGCTGAAGCGCTGGCAGAAGGGTCAGCGTGAGTTTAAAAGAATTTCTCGTAGTATTCGCAAGCTTCAGTGCTAG